The Musa acuminata AAA Group cultivar baxijiao chromosome BXJ2-5, Cavendish_Baxijiao_AAA, whole genome shotgun sequence genomic interval ATTCTGTAAGTGTAAGCCACTAGCCTCTACCATTTAACCATGGTATCTCATTTGTTTTGTTGAGAGTTGGATTCTTCTTTATGATGTAATGGAATAGGCCAAGATGAGGTTGGTGTTACTTTCCTCCTGGCCTTTGCATCACCTTGTTGTACTGTGTGCGCTTCAAGTAAAAGTTTACTATATGTATTGTGGCAATGTTCAGAGGCCCCCTTGCTTTCTTAGTGTGAGGTGGCCTTGTTGAACTTTGTTTCTCATCATTAATGTTGAGTGATGAAATATTTGTTGCTTATGTGGCAAAATAGCATCTTAATCATCTTTAGTTTTGTTATAATTGTTTCATATCTGTAGTTTATTAATTACCTATGTTTTGCAGTGTTGTGCCCCTTATATCATTATCGACAGAAACACCCACTAAATTTCATGTTTCTTGGCCTTTTCACTGTGTGCCTGAGCTTAAGCATTGGCGTGGCTTGTGCCAATACCCAAGGTAATTTGTTTTGCAAATTTACATGGTAAAGGTATTTTAGCCAAATACTTTATTTATTCTCTTTCTCTGCTGCTTGTGCCTATTAACTCTTATTGCCTTAATTATATTTCAGGAAGGATTGTGCTTGAGGCATTGATTTTGACCTCTGCTGTTGTTGCGTCCTTGACTGGCTATACTTTCTGGGCATCCAGGAAGGGCAAGGACTTCAGCTATCTTGGACCATTTGTATTTTCTGGTCTCATCATTCTTCTCGTGACCAGCTTGATACAGGTATGATGGATCCATTACTAAATCTTAATCGAGATGCTTATTTGCCATAACATATTTATACTTTTCACTTGCTTTTGCTAAAATATTATGCAACACAAAAATCCATTTAATTCTTAATCTCATTGTTAAGAAGTTTATTCTTATGTCATGTAAGTTAGTGATGCATCATTTGTCTACTTGGATAATCTTTACCTAACTTGAACTGGGGATGACTGTTTATCTTTTTCTGATTGTGATCACCATTTCTCATTgcgtatatttaaatatatttttgctACTATCTAGTGATGAGGTGCAAGGAATTTTTTCAAAAGTCTGCTTTGATGCTAGCAGCAACCATTAGCATTTGCCTGTGAGAGCTGTTAATTTGCTTTTAGGCAGACTCGTAATTCAAATGCAGTAATTATATTGTTAGATTGTTAAGAATgaactccatatactagtaaaacatAATTTAAAATGCTCCATTTTGGACTCGTTGTCATTTTGTTTACAAAAGTTCTGTTTGTTTCTCCTTAATTTATTTGACATGCAATCCTTGACCAAGAAGACAAGAAACATTGTCAGTTTCTAGCAAAGTTGGAACTTTGGCCACAATTGGTCCTTCTCAGTCAGTAACAATGTGAAAGTTTGAGGGCTTCAATGTCTCATTTTGGTTAGTAGCTGAAAGTCCTGTTCGCTTTGCGGGTATGCACTAGATCTAGCCtttaagaaaggaaggagaagtgtGGATTTAATCTCTTGTAAAATAAAATAGCTCTTTTGAAGCATAATTTTATGTTTTTCTATACAAGTTTGAATTATGTAATATCCTGAttaatcccacatcggaagtgaacAAAAGCTAAGATTGACTTacgagggtctgatgagtgtactactatcaactttagtTTAAATATGTTGGCCAGTGGTTTGGGCCAAAAGAAAAAAAGCTAATAGGTcaattagcccatcaggccctgatcgtgacatttggtattagagtcgacttagtatttgggcatggtgaggagaCTCGAGTAAGAAAGggttacccgtggatggagtcaaatGACTCGTAACATTccgattagtctcacatcggaagtggataaaggctaagattgacttataagggtttgatgaatATACTATTATCAAActtcaacttaagtattttgaccaATAATTTGGGTCAAAAAGAAATTAATAggtcagttagcccatcaggcttggATCGTGACAAGTTATACTAGAAAATAAGATCCATAGATTAAACATCTTAGTTTTTGGGAAATTTCTAatctctcttctttttccttgCTACATAGTGTAAGATATAGAGATTTTAGTGTTTGTTAGTTTTGAAAACTATTATCTATCAGGACCTTGGAATTAAAGCTAAATTCTAGACTCAATTCTTCTTGGACCACCCTCAAATTTTAAATTCTAGATGATGCATAAAGCATGCATCCACTATGGTCCCTAGAAGTTGCAAAAGTCTTGAACATAATTGGCCGAGACAACTTGTAAGTCTGATTTATACTACCATCTAAGCTTGTGCAGTTCCTTTTTGCTAAAAGTTGAAGTTGACACATTTACTTTTTGGTTTTGTGCGTGAACCATGtggatatattttatttatgatgTCAATTAATGCTTGTGAATGTCTGATGCTGGCATGTGCAGATATTCTTCCCACTTGGACCAACATCTGTTGCTATCTTTGGTGGGTTCGGGGCCCTTATTTTCTCAGCTTTCATCATCTATGACACAGACAACTTGATCAAGCGCTACACTTATGATGATTACATTTGGGCATCTATCAATCTCTACCTTGACATTCTCAACTTGTTCCTTTCCATTTTGAACATGCTGAGAAGCATGCAGTCAGATAATTAGAGTCAAATGGTAGCTTTTATGAATTGCTTGCTACTCTCTAGTGATGTTTCTCAACTAAGATATTTACCATGCAACTGTTGTGCTGTTAAAGAAGTTTGACTGATCAAGGCGTCTGTTGAAGTCCAATTGTATCATTATATGATGTACTTCAAGTTGCTTGCTGTAAGTTTGTCACTGTGGGATGGTTGAAAGCTATTGATCAACTAGCTTGTCAATGTATTTATACTCTCTTTAAGATCTTTGCTGTTGCATGTATCCTGGCAAGTACTATCTTTTGTATTATTATAGCTGAGAGTACATTATCGTACATATACTGTATTTATAACCACAGAAAGTCCAGCATCCTACCTGAGCTTAGGATTCAAATAAACTACTCCTGAGAAATCAGTGCTCTTTTTGCTTTCTTAGTCGTGCTATTATTTGATTTGCCTTCCTTGCCCTGCTTTGTTCTGTCTTCTTACAGGATGACAGCCCATTCGTGATGAAGATAATATCTTGCCATGATGAGAATCTCTTCTTGCAAGGTTGGTCGTCAAAAGCACATGCAAATGTCTGCAAATTGTGCTAATGACCATGACGATGTTGGTCACCTTTTCTTCACTTGCCTCTTTGCTGACTGTCATCGGAGTAAGTTCCTTTCATTTTGTTTAATACGAAGGTCTGCTCTTATTTAAGATTTTGAGATAAAATGATTGTATGATCTTTGCTCTGTGGTTGCTGGCATGTGCAGATGTATTTAAGCTGCAGCACTTTGGCTTTCTATGGCTGGAAACGAACTGTGAGGTGTTATTCGCTGGGACTATTGGAACTGTGAGGCTTCACTTTCTCTTGGGTGTGTTTTTGTTACAGGTAATTTGGAAACTTGAATCATGCCCAGCAGACGCGTGGTGCGACTTTCATTCTTCTCTTTGCAGATAGTACAATGTGAGATCTGACATTTATTAGCCACATTTTCTGCGATCCGTCGTCATCTGCTCCCATTATACCAGCAGCAGATTGGCATTTGCCAGCATTAAGGTATATCGGTGGGTTCGTTGAgtaaagaaagaaaagataaaaaacaTGGATGTCTCATCTGGTTGTCAGGATTGAACTCATGATGTGTCTTGTTCTTACCAGAGTCTAAAAGTTGATGCCTTTCCAGGGCCATCAATGGAGACTGCCAAATtctaatacattaacatgtcttgGCTTACAGGTTTTGGCGTGTCGTCAAGTTTCACCCATCCGCTCCAGGAGGAGTAATTATCGTAGCACAAAAAAGATTATATTTTATGGTTTTATGCATACAACAGAGTGAATAAGATTGTTGAAAAAtcatacttataaaaaaaatttctggcGTTAAAAATATGTTTTCAACAATTAGGTGCCATGTGGAATGAAAGGAGAACAAAATCCAACTTCTTTCAAACGCAAGAATGGCAAATAAAGTCCAAGCAGGTTTCATGTTTTCTTTGACTTCCTTCACACGCCGTTTAGTAATTTTGATTGAAAGCATTTTTTCCTTTTCCAATATTATGCAACTATGTCTATCTTTCATTCGAGTTCCATTTATGTTGCACACAATAGTTGAACTGTTTATACTTACATATTGACTTAGGTCTCTCTGTTGAACCATTTAGATCTCAAGTGATCTGGTTTGCCATGTGTCACACAATTTCTAGAGTCAACCAGCCAAAGTAACAGGCCTCACGGGGCCTGACTTTTTAATGAAGGCGACAAGAAACTGTTACACTCAAGAATCATCTGATAGCACTTACAAGATAATGGAGACTGCTACCAAGAAAAATTGACCTTGACAAACATGGCCTCATTTATTTCCAGACTGATGCAGAACCAACCAAACAGATAGTTATGATTCAAGGCAAAACCAAACAAGTTTGATGTGTAAaagtaataggcgaagatcaaacaAAAATGATTATAAATACTGGTACTCTTGGTCTTGTGGTTGTGTAACAGGGATTTCCTTGTAAAAAGGAAAATGAAATTAGAATTATGGTTTCTCCCTGTAAAAACTAAAATATTTGTTCATACTTGGTTGAGTTTATACATACAAATTAATTAACAATAGCTTTGGTATCATTAGATTAACAAGTCTGAAGGGTTTTTAGTTGGTGCTGAATCTTTCAGATGCTTTTCCAGCTACCATGTTTAGTAGATTTAGTCTCTCTTCCTCAAGACTGTTGGATGATATTTCTCTTTCAAATTATACCAGCACTATGTGCTCAAACTTGCATTTAATTATAACTTTCTAAATTAGCAATTAGCAAAAGAAGCCGTTTTGTTAATGTGTATTTGGAGCCTTGTATCTTGTAATTCATACCTTCCTCAAGAAAACTCTGCAATTAATATTATACAGCTTGTGTTGCTAATATTACTGGTTTCATCATGAGGAAGTGACAGGCTTTGCTGATACTGTTAATGTGGTAGTGAAGAAGCACTGAGACACCAGGCAACATGTCTCTGGAACTTAGAACTATTTATGCCTCTACAGGTATACTATTCAACTTAATGAGTGCATGCTGCATAGCATTTTCCCGATCCAAATACTCTCACAGCCTGCTCTAGGGACTGGAACTTAAAGAGCTCTAACGTGGCTCACTAAATGGAAGGTTTGTGTTATCTCTTTGTTCAAtttgtttttttaataaatttacttCTCTCACTGATTTGATTGATTGTCCAAAACGAAGACATGCTTTCTTACACGCAAGAGAAAGATCAGATTCCTCCACTGCATGGTTAAAGCAATGACTGCAGCATCTCCAATGATCCTATCAAGTTATCATTTTTGCCATTGCTGCAGGAACTACTCTACACTATTCAAATGAATGAGTGCATGCTGTATAGCATTTTCCCCATCCAAATACTCTCACAATCTGGTTAAACACTCATCCATGTATACCTGCAATGATTTTTCTATGGGCTATTGTCATCTTGCATTGGTTTGTTGCATAAAAAAAAGTAGAGGGTAGATGGAACTCATGCACCCAATTGGTGGGCTCCAAAAACACAAAAGTTCCTTTGATGCTTCATGCGTAGTCAACTTGCACAACAGATGAAAGCTACTGAAAGGGTATATTCTGAGTCAAGAACCTTATGAATGATGGAACCATTTGTGCTGCACAATGCTTCTCGAGCAAATGATACTCTCAGGTTCACCTTTCAAAAGGTACCCTTTAGTAAcccatgcaataatgatgcagtAGAAACTTCGTTTCTTGCCAGGATTGCTAAGTGTTATAGTGTTGCTTAAAACATATGTTGGCTTTGTGCATCTTTGCATCTGATGACATAGTTTCAACATGTTGTAGCTCTGCATGCAATTAAATATTAGAGGCTCTATCTTTGAAACCTTTCACAGGTTTCATGTTTTCTGTCTAATCTCAGTTTGGAGTTTGATGGAGTCATTCACTCATTAGATTATTTTAGGAACTAGTTGTTTTCATGGTAACACTCGCTTCATTCGTGAGATCACAAGCCAGGCCTTACAATGCAGAATTCATTAGTTATGACATGACAACAAGAATTTCATGTGATTGAATAAACAAAATATACATTCCATCATTGCGCCTCATAAGTGGATGAAATTTTCAGCTATATATTCTACATGCATTGTTATTGTAGTAATATGTGAAAGATACAACACCAGGTTTAAGAGTTTTAGGCTGTCAAAGGCACTGTAAGGTCATCTATGCAGAACATCCTTCACTCTTTCCCTGTAGATTATTCTTCAAAActcagaagggaagaagagaggactaTTCTTTGGACTAATGCTTAAGGATTTATCTCCCCTTCTGTCGCATCACTTTTGATCCTTTCTGCAAGCTTTACTCTCATGCTTGAACAGCCGCTCTtgtttcaaaagcaaatgtcacATCCCCCATCAAATCTGGTCCCAAATCTTATGAGGAGCAGTGcatgcttttctttcttttatattcTCAAAAAATGTGGTCCTATGTTTTGCTACATGATATATAAGTGCATATATTTATGCTAAGCTTGTTATGGTTTCCATTGATCGTTTTCTACCTCTAAACACATTGTTGTTCATTAAGTAGGATCACAGAGAATTGATGTGCTAGAGTTAAACATTGCTTCTGGCCATTTGCCCTGTGTAAAGTATCAAACATGTTGCATGCTAAGCACAACTATTCAAGGTGATGCAAGTTGATGAATGATGGTAATTATGTTTCACCAGTATTCATATTTTATATTGAGTTGCATGGACGAGGATTCACGCACCTAAGTACTTAGGTGTTGAAGTTTGAGCCTCTTTTATGTACTGTTATATCTGTCATTTCCTGAGCAGTGACAAAAGTACTTCTGGTCCTAACAAAGTTGCTCACATAAAGATTTGGGAGTGAAGGACATAAGATGCATCAAATCCCATCATACCTGTTGGATGGCCCTGCTCCTGTGGCAACTGGTGAGACCTTAGGATTTAATATAAATATAGTCATAGCCCTAATATATTATG includes:
- the LOC103986254 gene encoding BI1-like protein, translated to MHGRGYTRVEKGEEGDLEAGWGPLHPGLSRGESELRWGFVRKVYGILATQILLTTAVSAATVLHPSVNAALAASPGLAIVLAILPLVLLCPLYHYRQKHPLNFMFLGLFTVCLSLSIGVACANTQGRIVLEALILTSAVVASLTGYTFWASRKGKDFSYLGPFVFSGLIILLVTSLIQIFFPLGPTSVAIFGGFGALIFSAFIIYDTDNLIKRYTYDDYIWASINLYLDILNLFLSILNMLRSMQSDN